In Leifsonia sp. PS1209, the genomic stretch GCTCATCCAGCGCCGCGTGATCGGGAGGCAGAAATGACCGCCGCGACCCAACGCATCCCGCGCACCAGGCGTGCGTACCGGGCGCTCGAGCCGAGCAGGATGGGCCTCGTCGTGCGCTACATCTGGCTGACGATCGCCGCCGTCGTGTGCTTCTTCCCGTTCTACGCGATGGTGATCCTCAGCCTGAAGCCCGGCCTCGCCGTCGACTTCCCCGCGAGCCTGATGCCGTGGAACCTGTCGACCGCGTCGTACGAGCAGGTGCTCGGCGGGCAGAACATCCTAGTCTGGGTGGGCAACACGCTGATCTACGCCCTGGTCAGCGTCGTCGCCGTGCTGCTGCTGTCCGCGATGGCGGGCTACGCGTTCGCGAAGAAGCGGTTCCGGGGCAAGGAGACGATGTTCTGGTCGTTCCTCGCCATGGTGATGGTGCCGTTCCACGTGACCCTCATCCCCACGTTCATCGTGCTGGCGAAGCTCGGCGGCGTGGACACGTACTGGGGCCTGATCCTGCCGACGCTCGCGAACGCGCAGGCGGTGTTCCTGATGCGACAGTTCATCCAGGGTCTCCCGGACGAGCTGTTCGAGGCGGCGAGGATCGACGGCGCAGGCGAGTTCCGGATCTTCCTCACCATCGTGCTCCCGCTCTGCAAGCCGGTGCTCGCCACCCTCGGCGTCTTCATCTTCCTCTGGCACTGGAACGACTTCCTCTGGCCGCTGATCATGGCCAAGAGCTCCGACATGTGGACGCTCACCGTCGGCGTCGCGTCGCTGCAGCAGCAGAACGTCCCGCTCAGCGTGATGCTCGCCGGCTCGGTCGTCGCCCTCGTCCCCATCTTCTTCGCCTATGCCGTGGCTCAGCGCTACGTGCAGGAAGGCGTCACATCGGCGGGCATCAAGGGATGACCGGCCGTCCAGCAGGAAAGGCAGCCATGTTCACCTCAGAGATCGAGCTCGAAGACGCCCTCGCCACCCCGCGCCCCGAGCTGGTCGCCGACCTGGCGGAGTCGTCCGGCGACATCGTCATCCTCGGCGCCGGCGGCAAGATGGGCCCGAGCCTGTCCAGGCTCGCCCGCAACGCCCTCGACCAGGCCGGCCGCTCGTCCGACATCGTCTACGCCGTCTCCCGGTTCTCGAACCAGGAGGCGCGCAGCGGCCTGGAGGAGAAGGGGGTGACGACGGTGCCGTTCGACCTGCTCTCCGACGACGACTTCGCTGCGCTGCCGGATGCGCAGAACGTGGTGTTCATGGTCGGTGCAAAGTTCGGGGCGGCGACCAACGCATCCTGGGCGTGGGCGGTCAACGCCGCGCTTCCCGACCGGGTGGCCAGGCGGTACAGGGACAGCGCGATCACCGCGATGTCCACCGGCAACGTCTATCCGTTCGTGTCGCCGGCGAGCGGAGGGTCGGTCGAGACCGATGCGCCAGCTCCCGTCGGCGAGTACGCCATGTCGTGCCTTGGCAGGGAGCGCGTGTTCGAGTTCGCCGCGCTCACCCGCGCGACGCCGGTCTCCGTCGTGCGGCTCAACTACGCCATCGACCTCCGCTACGGGGTGCTGGCGGACATCGCGTCGACCGTGCTCGCCGGGGAGCCGGTGTCGCTGACGACGGGAACGGCGAACGTGGTGTGGCAGGGCTACGCCAACGAGGTGGTCCTCCGGTCGATGCGGCACGCGAGCGAGTCGGTGTTCACCGTCAACCTGACCGGGCCGGAGCAGCTCTCCGTGCGGGCGGTCGCGCAGCGCTTCGGGGAGCTGTTCGACCGCGAGGTGCAGTTCGACGGCACGGAGGCGCCGACAGCACTGCTCAACAACGCCGGCAGGTGCTTCGAGCTGTTCGGCTACCCGTCCGTTCCGGCCGGCACACTCGTCGAGTGGCAGGCTGACTGGCTCTCCCGCGGGCTCCCCACCTCCGGCAAACCCACCAAGTGGGCCGTCAGGGACGGGAGGTTCTGAGGTGCTGTCCACTCCGCTCACCGCTCCCGCCCTCCCGGAGGAGATCGCGGCGCTGCTCGCGCGCGGCACGGTCGTCCCCGCGCATCCACTGGCTCTGGATGCGCACCGCAGGCTCGACGAGCGCCGCCAGCGCGCGCTCACCCGCTACTATCTCGCTGCCGGAGCGGGCGGCATCGCCATCGCCGTGCACACGACGCAGTTCGAGATCCACGAACCGGAGCGCGGACTGCTCGAACCGGTGCTCGCCCTCACCGCCGACGTGCTCGACAGGGAGGCGGACCGCCCGCTGGTCAGGATCGCCGGAGTTGTCGGCGACACCGCCCAGGCGGTGCGGGAGGCGCAGCTCGCCGCCGGGCTCGGCTACCACGCCGTGCTGCTCAGCCCCCGGGTCGCCGGGGCGGACGACGACGCGCTGATCGAACGCGCGCGCGCCGTGGGCGAGGTGCTGCCGGTGGTCGGCTTCTACCTGCAGGAGGCCATCGGAGGGCCGGTGCTCTCGCGCTCGTTCTGGCGCAGATTCGCCGATCTGCCGTCGGTGGTGGCCGTCAAGGCCGCTCCGTTCGACCGGTACCGCACCGCCGAACTCGTGCGCGGCGTCTCGGAGTCCGACCGTGCGGACGCCGTGAGCCTCTACACCGGCAACGACGACGCGATCGTCGCCGACCTCACCGCCGTCCACCACGTCGAGACGCCGTCCGGGATGCGCGAGGCGCGCTTCGTCGGAGGGCTGCTCGGGCAGTGGGCGGTTGGCACGCGTGCGGCGACGCAGGTGCTGGCGCTCGCCCACCGGGCGGCGGACGGCGACCGCGAGGCCGGAGCGGAGCTCAGCGGCCTCGCCGCCGACCTCACCGACCTCAACTCCGCCGTGTTCGACCCGGCCAACGGGTTCGCCGGAGTGATCGCCGGGGTGCACGAGATGCTGCGCCAGCAGGGGCTGCTCGACGGCATCTGGTGCCTCGACGAGCACGAGACGCTGTCGCCGGGGCAGGCGGAGGAGATCGAACGGGTGCGGCGGCAGTACCCGCACCTCAACGACGACGCGTTCATCGCGGAGCACCGCGACGAGTGGCTGCGCTGATGACCGCATCCCCGTCCGTCATCGTGGCCGTGCCCTCCGGGCTCCGCGCCGAGTTCTTCACGGAGGACGACCTCGCACTGCTCGGTGCGGCCGCGGCAGGTCTGGCCGGCGACGGTCTCGCGGTCGCCGAGTCCGTCGAGGACGCCGCAGCCCGGTTCGACCTGGCCGCCGTGCAGGTGGTCGTCATCGCCTGGGGCGCACCGCGCTTCGACGACGGACTGCTCGACCGGCTGCCGTCGCTGCGGCTGATCGCGCACACCGGCGCGAGCGTGAAGCCGTTCGTGTCCGAGGCGTGCTTCGAGCGCGGCGTGGCCGTGACGCAGGCCGGCGCGGGCATGGCCAGGTCGGTCGCCGAGGTCTCGCTGGCGTTCACGCTCGCGCTGCTGCATCGCATCCCGCGGTTCGACCACGCGCTGCACGCCGGCGCAGAGTGGGCGGACGCCGAGGACGCGCCGGCCAGGCACGAGCTGCTGGATGCGCCGGTCGGCGTGGTGGGGGCATCGCGCACCGGGCGTGCCTACCTCGGGATGCTGCGGGCGCTCGGCGCCCGCGTGCTGCTGGCCGACCCGACCATCGACGATGCAGAGGCGGAGGCGCTCGGCGCGACCCTCGTTCCCCTGTCCACGCTGCTCGCGGAGAGCAGGATCGTCGCGCTGCACGCCCCGTCGCTCCCCGAGACCAGGGGGATGATCGGCGCGACGGAGCTCGCGACGATGCCGGATGGCGCAGCACTGGTCAACACGGCCAGGTCGTGGCTGGTCGACGAGAACGCCATGATCGCCGAACTGCGCTCGGGCAGGATCGATGCCGCCCTCGACGTGTTCGACGACGAGCCGCTGCCCGCCGGCCACGAACTGCGAACGCTTCCGAACGTGCTGCTCGTACCGCACAAGGCGGCGGGGACAGTCGAAGGGCGGCTGCGCCAGGGACGGATCGTGGTCGACGAGGTCGGCCGGTTCTGCGCGGGGGAGAGCCTGCTGCACGCGGTCTCCGCCGCCGACCTGGAACGGATGGCGTGAGCGTGAGCGTGAGCGGCGGCGGTGAGGGCGTGGGCGCAGGCGAGGGAACGGGCGTGAGCGTGAGCGTCGCATTCGCCGGAGTCGCGCACTCGCATCCCTTCACGGATGCGGCGAACCTCACCGCCCTGGGCGCCGAGGTCGCCGGGGTCTGGGACGCGGACGACGCCGACCGGCTCTCCGCGTTCGCCGAGCGCTTCCGCGCGCCCGTCGTCGCCGACCTCGACGCGCTGCTCTCCCTCCGCCCTGACGTGGTCGTCGCGACCCCGCGCACCGCCCGCGCGGCCGACGTGGCGAGCGCCTGCGCGGCCGCCGGGGTGCCGGTCTTCCTGAACAAGACCATCGCGACCTCGGCGGCCGGCCTTCGCAGGTTCGAGGAGCTGCGAGGCGCCGCGCGCTGGGCCAGTTCCTCCGTGCTCCGGTTCGCGCCGGAGGCCGTCGCGTTCGGCTACCGGATGCGCGCAGAGCGCCCGCTGTCCATCCAGGTCGCCGCGCAGCACGACATCGGCGGGTTCCTGACGCCGGAGCGTCGCTGGCAGGACGAACACGACGGCGCGGGCGGCACCCTGCTCAACATCGGCATCCACGCGTTCGAACTGCTCGACCTGGTGACCGGCGGCGACGGCATCGAGATCGTGGGCGGCACGGTGGAGCGCGGCGCGCTCGACACGCGCTCCGAGTCGGCCGGCCTGGTCTG encodes the following:
- a CDS encoding hydroxyacid dehydrogenase, with protein sequence MTASPSVIVAVPSGLRAEFFTEDDLALLGAAAAGLAGDGLAVAESVEDAAARFDLAAVQVVVIAWGAPRFDDGLLDRLPSLRLIAHTGASVKPFVSEACFERGVAVTQAGAGMARSVAEVSLAFTLALLHRIPRFDHALHAGAEWADAEDAPARHELLDAPVGVVGASRTGRAYLGMLRALGARVLLADPTIDDAEAEALGATLVPLSTLLAESRIVALHAPSLPETRGMIGATELATMPDGAALVNTARSWLVDENAMIAELRSGRIDAALDVFDDEPLPAGHELRTLPNVLLVPHKAAGTVEGRLRQGRIVVDEVGRFCAGESLLHAVSAADLERMA
- a CDS encoding epimerase encodes the protein MFTSEIELEDALATPRPELVADLAESSGDIVILGAGGKMGPSLSRLARNALDQAGRSSDIVYAVSRFSNQEARSGLEEKGVTTVPFDLLSDDDFAALPDAQNVVFMVGAKFGAATNASWAWAVNAALPDRVARRYRDSAITAMSTGNVYPFVSPASGGSVETDAPAPVGEYAMSCLGRERVFEFAALTRATPVSVVRLNYAIDLRYGVLADIASTVLAGEPVSLTTGTANVVWQGYANEVVLRSMRHASESVFTVNLTGPEQLSVRAVAQRFGELFDREVQFDGTEAPTALLNNAGRCFELFGYPSVPAGTLVEWQADWLSRGLPTSGKPTKWAVRDGRF
- a CDS encoding carbohydrate ABC transporter permease, with product MTAATQRIPRTRRAYRALEPSRMGLVVRYIWLTIAAVVCFFPFYAMVILSLKPGLAVDFPASLMPWNLSTASYEQVLGGQNILVWVGNTLIYALVSVVAVLLLSAMAGYAFAKKRFRGKETMFWSFLAMVMVPFHVTLIPTFIVLAKLGGVDTYWGLILPTLANAQAVFLMRQFIQGLPDELFEAARIDGAGEFRIFLTIVLPLCKPVLATLGVFIFLWHWNDFLWPLIMAKSSDMWTLTVGVASLQQQNVPLSVMLAGSVVALVPIFFAYAVAQRYVQEGVTSAGIKG
- a CDS encoding dihydrodipicolinate synthase family protein, with the translated sequence MLSTPLTAPALPEEIAALLARGTVVPAHPLALDAHRRLDERRQRALTRYYLAAGAGGIAIAVHTTQFEIHEPERGLLEPVLALTADVLDREADRPLVRIAGVVGDTAQAVREAQLAAGLGYHAVLLSPRVAGADDDALIERARAVGEVLPVVGFYLQEAIGGPVLSRSFWRRFADLPSVVAVKAAPFDRYRTAELVRGVSESDRADAVSLYTGNDDAIVADLTAVHHVETPSGMREARFVGGLLGQWAVGTRAATQVLALAHRAADGDREAGAELSGLAADLTDLNSAVFDPANGFAGVIAGVHEMLRQQGLLDGIWCLDEHETLSPGQAEEIERVRRQYPHLNDDAFIAEHRDEWLR
- a CDS encoding Gfo/Idh/MocA family oxidoreductase, which encodes MSVAFAGVAHSHPFTDAANLTALGAEVAGVWDADDADRLSAFAERFRAPVVADLDALLSLRPDVVVATPRTARAADVASACAAAGVPVFLNKTIATSAAGLRRFEELRGAARWASSSVLRFAPEAVAFGYRMRAERPLSIQVAAQHDIGGFLTPERRWQDEHDGAGGTLLNIGIHAFELLDLVTGGDGIEIVGGTVERGALDTRSESAGLVWARTSGGVPVTVSVSGVPGPDEYSVRIVAESGVHTLALGDASDLGYAALAAAVVRFAAGGDTPVVRERTLAVYRTALLAAAVARGALPETVGARA